In Vigna unguiculata cultivar IT97K-499-35 chromosome 3, ASM411807v1, whole genome shotgun sequence, a single genomic region encodes these proteins:
- the LOC114177501 gene encoding protein DETOXIFICATION 55-like, which translates to MHAQHKSPKTYPTLSQVLEEVKRMTDIGFPISAMSLVGYLKNLTLVVCMGRLGSLELAGGSLAIGFTNITGYSVLSGLAMGMEPLCTQAFGSRNFSLLSLTLHRTILMLLLFSLPISLLWLNLQPLMLFLHQNPDITRVATLYCRFAIPDLIANSFLHPLRIYLRSRGTTWPLLWCTLLSILLHLPTITFLTFKLHLGVPGIAVSSFVANFNNLFFLLLYMFYTRVPEESLHVPLLLSRTTSHDNTVITCSGGTLAMEWGVLMKFSIQSCLAVCLEWWWYELMTISAGYLNNPRVALATAGIVIQTTSLLYTLPTALSASVSTRVGNELGAGQGERASLATVVAIGLALASSIFGLLWTTVGRERWGRVFTSDGEVLQLSMAVLPIIGVCELANCPQTTSCGILRGSARPGVGAVINFCSFYLVGAPVAIVLAFVWKLGMVGLCYGLLAAQIACVVSIFVVVYKTDWERESSKARSLVGKGVCGTFAFEEGVVFLKQNNSEK; encoded by the exons ATGCATGCACAACACAAATCCCCAAAGACATACCCGACACTTTCCCAG GTATTAGAAGAAGTAAAGAGAATGACAGACATAGGGTTTCCAATATCAGCCATGAGCCTTGTGGGGTACCTTAAAAACCTGACCTTAGTTGTGTGCATGGGAAGGTTGGGAAGCCTAGAGTTAGCTGGAGGCTCTTTGGCCATAGGCTTCACCAACATAACTGGTTACTCTGTCCTCTCAGGTCTAGCCATGGGCATGGAACCCCTCTGCACCCAAGCCTTCGGTTCTAGAAACTTCTCCTTACTCTCTCTAACTCTCCACAGAACAATTCTCATGttacttcttttttctctcCCCATTTCTCTTCTCTGGCTCAACCTCCAACCTCTCATGCTTTTCCTTCACCAGAATCCAGACATAACCCGTGTAGCAACCCTCTATTGCCGCTTCGCCATCCCCGACCTCATAGCCAATAGCTTCCTCCACCCTCTCCGCATCTATCTACGCAGCAGAGGAACAACTTGGCCACTGCTCTGGTGCACTCTACTCTCCATTCTCCTACACCTTCCCACCATCACCTTTTTAACCTTCAAACTCCACCTTGGCGTGCCGGGAATCGCTGTCTCATCCTTCGTGGCCAATTTCAACAACcttttcttccttctcctctACATGTTCTACACACGCGTCCCCGAGGAGTCCTTACACGTGCCATTACTACTCTCTCGCACCACGTCACATGATAATACTGTGATAACATGTAGTGGTGGTACTCTTGCCATGGAATGGGGTGTGCTGATGAAATTTTCAATACAGAGCTGTCTAGCTGTTTGCCTGGAATGGTGGTGGTACGAATTGATGACAATTTCCGCAGGCTACCTCAACAACCCTCGTGTTGCTCTAGCCACGGCGGGGATAGTGATACAAACCACATCGCTTTTGTACACTTTGCCGACGGCATTAAGCGCATCGGTGTCAACGAGAGTCGGGAACGAACTCGGGGCGGGGCAAGGTGAAAGAGCGAGTTTGGCAACGGTGGTAGCGATTGGATTAGCACTTGCAAgctcaatttttggtttattgtggACCACTGTGGGAAGAGAAAGGTGGGGGAGAGTGTTCACGAGTGACGGTGAGGTGCTGCAACTGAGTATGGCGGTGTTACCTATAATTGGAGTTTGTGAGTTAGCGAATTGTCCACAAACCACAAGCTGTGGAATCCTGAGAGGGAGTGCTAGGCCTGGTGTTGGCGCTGTCATAAACTTTTGCTCCTTTTATCTGGTGGGAGCACCGGTAGCCATTGTTTTGGCCTTCGTTTGGAAACTTGGGATGGTGGGGCTGTGTTATGGGTTGCTGGCAGCACAGATCGCATGTGTGGTGTCAATTTTCGTTGTGGTGTATAAAACTGATTGGGAAAGGGAATCATCGAAAGCCAGAAGCTTGGTGGGAAAGGGTGTGTGTGGCACTTTCGCATTTGAAGAAGGTGTTGTCTTTCTCAAACAGAACAACTCTGAGAAGTGA